The genome window TCAAACAAGGATCTAAAACCTATTCCCCCCTCCTCCTTTGGAAGGCATAGATTCTGCCATTTTATCTCGTGTCTACTCCTGCCCTCTTCCTTTGTACTCCAAAAGAACCTAGTAAATAACATATGTAAGTGTTCAATAATGTTTTTAGGAGGATCAAGAATAGACAGGATGTGTGTAGGTAAGCTTTGGAGAACACTGGAGATGAGAGTGGATTTGCCTCCAAAAGACAACAGCTTTCCTTTCCAGGAATGAagttttgcttcttttttttctgAATTAAGTCATTGTAGTATTCTTTTCTTCTCCTTATGTAGAATATTGGAGATCCTAGGTAAGTTAAGGGGAACTTACCTTTTTGGAAACCAGTGATTGAAGCTACATTCTGAAACAGTTGGTCTGCCACATTATTGTgcatgtagtatgaactcttaGCTTTGTTGATCAGTTGACCTGAGGTATGTTCATATTGTGTGAGAACTTCAACAATTCTATTCAATGAGTATGTGTTAGCAGAGGCAAAGATGATtgtatcatcagcatatgccaaATGATTCAATGGTTCAGTCCATTTTGACATTCCATAACCAATGAATTTCTTGTCTTCGAACAGTTTGTTTATTGATCTTGACAGTACCTCATAAGATAGGATAAATAGGGCTGGAGAAAGAGGATCTCCTTGCTTAACCTCTCTTGTTGACTTGAAAAATCTAGTAGACTCACCATTCACTAGAACGAAGTACCAATTGTTTGCCAGTAAGTTCCAGATCATAGTTATGTGATGTTCAAAAAACCCCATTTTTCTTAGAGTGTGAAGAAGATACTTCCATGATACCCCATCGTAGGCCTTTGCCATGTCAAGTTTAATGACCACATTGGCAGGTTTTCCTCTCAGCCTTAAATCTGTAACTATTTCTTGTGTAAGCAAAAGTTTTTCAAATATGCTTCTTCCTTTCAGAAATccagtttggtttgaagaaatgAGTGAAGGGAGGATGTTTTCCAATCTGTCATGCAGTACTCTGGAAATAACCTTGTTGATAAAGTTGCTCAAACTTATTGGTCTTAGATCAGAAAGTGCTTGGGGATGTGGTTTCTTTGGTAATAGCACTAGGTTAGTGTGAGTGATTTATTGTGGCAGTGATGCACCTACATAGAACTGTTCTATAATCTTGATGATGTCTTCCCCTACAATGTCCCAACAACTTTAACAAAACAAACTAGTAAAACCATCAGGTCCACTGGCACTATCTCCACCTAATGAAAAGGTAGCTCTCTTAACCTCTTCAATTGTTGGAAATCTGCACAGTTCCATATTTTGCTCTTAAGTAACCATATGTGGTACATAGTTAAGTAATTAAAAGCTTATAGGATCTCCATCATGTGTGAATTGTTTGTGAAAATGATCAACTACACCCTCAGAAATAAGTGCTTGAGATTCCAACCACACACCATTTCCATTTTGAATTCTTCTGAGATGAAGTTTCTGTCACTTTCCATTCACATGATTTTGGAAGAATCTTGTATTCCTATCACATTCAGCAAACCAATGCATGCCTGCTTTTTGCTTCATGAATTGCTCCTCGATGCTAagatatttcttcaattctgCTTATGCCTTTTGTAGCACAACTCTATTCTCAATTGTCAGATTCTCTTCAAAAAGCATCTCTTTGACCCTGACAATATCTTCCCTAATGGCAAGCTGTTTGAAAATGTCACCAAATGTCAGCTTACTCCAATGGGAAAGTGCAGTTTTAACTCTCTTCAGTTTTTGTTTGAACATTAGAAAGGGATCACCAACAAAGTCTGCTATCCAATTCTACCTTACCACCTCAGTGAAGGAGTAATGAATAGTCTAGAAGTTGAGAAACTTGAATGTTTAAGCAGACTGCATAGCTTCTTCTGTACAACTCATGAGCAAAGGAGCATGGTCAGAACTTGTTCTTATAAGGTGCTCTACCTCTATGTTTGGGAATAGAGTCTGAAAAGGTTGATTAACTAGTATCCTATCCAGACTCTTGAATATGCATCCAGCATCTGATCTTCCATTCCACCAAGTGAAGGGACTTCTTTTGTAGCCAGTGTCGAACAAACTAGAAGAATTAACACAAAATGCAAAGTTTTCAATTTCTGGTGGGTATACTGGTAATCCTCCTATGTTTTCCTCCTCATGAAGAACAACATTGAAGTCCCCTCCAACTACCCAGGGCAATTCCATGTCAGCAACAAGGTAATATAGATTATCCCACAGTTCCAATCTATCTAGTGATGAACACTTTGCATATACAAAGGTCATAATGATGTGCTGTCCAACATATTGATGATATATCTTAATAGTTAGTTGCTGGTCAGTGTCACTCAGTAGTTCCCACTCCACCATTGCATCAAAAAATAGCCAAATCTTCCCATTAATATTTGAGATAGCAGTGTCCATCCCCAATCTTCTCTTATACTTGTGAATTAACCCCTGCTTTTGAAAAGGCTCCATAAGTGCTATAATGAAAAAACCATGTTCCTTTTGCATGTTGATGACTCTTTGAAAGGCCTGCTGAGTCTTAATAGACCTAATGTTCCATATTAATATTTTAACCATCATCTAGTTGTTGATGTTTCCCTCTTGGGTAAGATCCTAGTTGGTGGAAGTGGCTCCTTAACATGTGTTTGCTTGTTGCCTTTCTTTCCATGTCTGTATGAGATTATAGGTGGCAAATCTTCTTCCCTTGAAACAACTTTGAAGTTCCCAGCAGTGATTTCATCTTCTCCTTCATCTTCCAGCTGCTGTTTGTCAACTAAAGTTGTATGAATTTCAAGTGGCAGTTCCTTGTGTGTTATGAGATCATGTAAAATCTGATTGGGAGAGATCAGTGGAACATTGAGCTGGATCTGCATTGGAGAGCCAGTAGATGAAGCACAAGCAATGGGATTAGTGGTAATTGTTGGAGGTTCTCTCTGTACAATTGCAAGCTCCACATGGTCAAGTCCCATGTTAGAGTTACTCTCATCAAGAGTTTGTAAGGCTGATCTTGCTGTTTGATCTTTTGAAACATTAGTACTTTGCTCCTTAGGCAAAACTTCCAACAGATCACAAGCAATAGTTGGTAAAATCTATTGTGTGGTGCTATTATTCATAGCTATCACGATGGCTGAATTGTTTGTGGGTTCTAGAGTAGTGTTAGATCTTCGATCTTCAATTTTGAGGCTTGTGTTTACTTGTGGGTTGCACTCAGATTGTTGCACTTCATCACTGTAGAGTTTTGTATCACCTCTAATAGAGTTAGGTAAATCCCCAAAAGTCTGGGAAGGTATCTCCTGGCATGAGTGATTGAGGGTAACATTTAGGACTGGCTTTTATGTTTCAAAGCTCCTTTGAACCCAGGAAGCTATGGTTTCCTTTGTAGCTGGCCCTTTTAATTCAGTACCACTGGCAGTGGGTTCCCTAGTATTCACTATATGTTTAGGATTAGAGCTGTGATTTTCCAGGCTGCCAATACTCTTGTTATCTTGGTGCTTGTAGGATTCAATTAATGGAAGCTTCTTCTGTTGAGCTGTTATGCTATACATCATAGATGTAGTCTGTGCAGCAGCAGTCACATGCAAAAATTGAGAAGATGTAAAACCTGCTGACTCCCCTGATTGATCAAGTTCAGGGGTTTCCTGTTCATCCTGCTTTCCCTTCTCTCTTTCAATCACATGAACAATGTGATTTGGTAGTGGATTGTGCACACCCTCAGAAGAATGTGGATGATCGTTGTGGGATTTGAGATTTGTATTTGAAATCTGGTGTAGGTTGTTGTGTTGTTTTTTACTTATTTAAACACTTGGCTATTTTAATTTCTCTTGTTTGCTTCTGTTGTTGATTCCTctgaaattcttcttcttttgagaCTGCCATTGCTCCTTGGGAATATTATCCTTTGTTTGCTGATATGGTGTGGCATTGATGTTTGTTCTTTCCTGTTGTACTACAGTTTGGTCTTTCTCCACAAGTGTTGGTTGTGAAAGCTGGTTTTTGTGTTGCCTTTGTATTATCTGCTCATGTTGTTGTTACGTTCCAATTGACCTTTCAGGCATGTTGGTCTTCTGATTTGATCTTTGTTGTTGTTCCTCAGTTTGGTATTATACCCCATATCTTATTTTGGACTCTGATAATTTTAGAGTATAATGGGTTGGAGTTGGTGTTGTTGTGATCCATTATTAGTAGTATCCCAAAGAGTagttttgttgttattgttgttcgaTGATTCTGCATcagttttcttcttttcttcctcaTCTTTTTTCTTTATGGAACAGTAGTAGTCTTCATGTCCTAAATGTCTGCAGTGAAAGCAGTAAGGTGGGATATCTTCATAAACAACTTCCAACCATTGGCCATCCCCATTGACATCTTGATCTTCATCAAAGCCAAGCCAAACATGGTGAGGCCTTGTTTGTGTTAAGTCCACTTGCATCCTTACTTTGGCAATACTTCCCCTGGTCTTTTGCATGAAAGCAAGGTCAAGGTGCAGAATCTTCCCAACTGGTGATAATAAAACAGACAAAACCTCTCTGTAGTAGAAATGCCATGGAAGCTCTGGAATGACAATCCAAATAGGGACAATTGGAATATCCTCTTTTGGATTAAAGATAGGTGTCCAAGCCTGTAATTCCATTCTCTGATCTTGAATGTACATGAACTTTTTGGTCCAGACAGTGGTGTGATCATACTCATTATCAAGGTCGATGTAAACTGTCTTAGCATTAAAATGAGCTATCTTAACTCCTCCTCTAAGTTCTGTATGGATAATGAAACTTCTCCTAATCTGCTCCATTCAAGGCATTGTATTTAGAAACTTTCCTACAATTGTGTACTGACACCTGCTGGCGAGTGTGGTCATGTAATCCTTTGTAGTAAGGATAACTGTTGGCTGACCCTGTTTGGTAATTATTCTAGGAGTTGTGAACTCTATTGGTTCAATATGTACAACCTGCCTTGCTCAGAATTTGGTAGCTAGAGATTGTGTGATAATAGGAGGTGGTGGAGTAGGATAGGAAGGTATTTTACTTAGTTAAGTATTATTGTCACTTGGTAATGTAGGTGTAGGTATCTTAATGTGCTGAGGCTGGTTGTTTTGGCTACTGGAAATGTTTTGTTGCTTTGGTGTGTTATATGGAGCTGCAACATTTGTGTATGTGCGTGCAAGGTCTAAAGCAGGAGATTGATTGAGGTTCTGTGTTTGAGAGGGAGTTTCTTTGGGAGATGAGTTACATGTGTGATTGTTGAGATGGTGGTAGGTACCTTGTTTTTATGGTGAGCAGCATGATTTTTATCAAAGTTGGTTGATATTTTAGGAAAGGTCAATGGTGTTGGTCTGTGTGTTGGTTGGGGTTGTGTGGGatcattttcattattggttaacACAACAGATGTTGGCAAATTTGGTGATGGCTGTGTTAGGCATGGTTGATCAGTAGAAGTTGGTTTGGCATGCTTCTCCCTGTTAGCAAGAGACTGCTCAAGTGATCGTTGGCCAGTTGAAGGAGTAGCAACATTACAGTCATCTAACATCATAGCCACAGGGGGACCATTTGGTCGAGCATCAAGGTCCTGACTATGCAATTGAGATTGGGTATTCTGATGACTTCCACCAACAGGTTCTTTTCCATCCAATTCAATCACAGCTTGATCATCAGAATTATCATAGGCAACATGTGTTGTTGTAGGTGTCTGCCTTTGAGCACCCTTTTTTGTTGAATGTTCTTGCAATTTCTCATAATGACTAATCTCAACATGACTTTTTGAAGCATATCCATTCATATATTCATTAAAATTGACATCAAAACTAACCTTGGCatttcgtcgaacatgtggtatgtGCGATTCTGTGTATACCGTGTTCTTCCATTTTGGATCGAATTTCTCAACGTGGTTGTTGTTTGAGGGGTTGGGATCAGTATCCAGATCAAATGGAGTGGATTGGCATTTGTTTTGACCAGTTTGGATATATGTAACCCCTAGCGCGACCATCATCTGTTTGTCGACATTGTTCTCCTGTGCAGAATCGCATTCTCCTATTGTGATGTTCTCTGAGACATTGTTGGTTGATTGTAAATTGTGTGTTGAGCACTCTCCATGGCTTTGAATCAGTCAATTTAGCCCAGAAACATTGCAGTGTATGTCagctatgtaacgacccgaccggtcattttgagctctagcgcgtcgttcagcggtttgaggccatgagcagcttcacttcaggtattatgacttgtatacgtgatcgggattgaatttcgggaagttcggagttgaattggaaaggAAATTCTcttttcgaaagctttaagttggaagaattgactaagattggattttagagtaaacggcctcagaatcgggatttgaaggttccaacaggttcgtaggatgatttaggacttgggcatatgttcggattgggttttggatgccccaggagcgttttggcacctattgtggaagttagcattttggaagaattccataaatttgggttgaagtgcatttcaatgttattgatgtccgtttggaattttgagtctgagaatagctccgtatggtgattccggtattgggagcgcatccggaagtggatttggaagtccgtaggtcattttggagttgtttagcgaaagttagaaatctgaaagtttttgagaagtttgaccggaagttgactttttgatatcgaggtcggaatccgattccggaagttggaatagatccgtaatgtcaaatgtgacttgtgtgcaaaacttgagggcaatcgggcgtgatttgaaaggtttcggcatcgaatatagaagtttgaagttctaaagttcattaaatttgaattgggctgcgattcatgatttcgatattgttggatgtgatttgaggcctcaagcaggtccgtgttatgttattggactagttggtgtgattggacagggGCCTCAGGtagattccgggtggttaacgaatcgaatttgaatttgaggaagagctgaagcagctgggcatctggtGTATCCGCACCTGCGTGAAGAGGGCCGCAAGTACGGAAGATGGCTCACAAAAGCGGAAGGAGCCAAGGTTGCTaagaaccgcagaagcggaaggatttgcgcacctgcgatggcgcaggtgcgatgtcagtagccgcagaagcggcaaggGCCGCAGTTGCGATGTcagtagccgcagaagcggcaagggccgcaggtgcggatggagtttcgcagaagcggcctaagaaccgtaggtgcgaaaatgtCGCTGGGCAGTGGGGTTTCTTTAAAACGGGAATCggcccatttttctcccattttcatttggtttgggaaattttgaagagcttcaaggggagattttcagcaAGCAACTCAAGATAAGTGATccccacttattataagttaaatacatggtttgtataagaatttaaacatgaaaattagtagaaattgtggggggttttggtagaaaacctagaatttggtattttggattttgatcaaaaattttggacatggaattgagaataaattatatatttgactcTGTGATCTCATTTacaaagtttatcttcgaaaaatttcggaatcctggcacgtgggcccgagggcgattttattgacttttcaagcggagttgtgaattgttgtaaataggattataatgagtatttgagtGTATATTAATAGGTTTGCATAATTATGGACCAGTTTTgcagcgttgggcatcggtttgagtcatcggaagggcttgggagccggttatggaacttcggagcgaggtaagtctcctttctaacattgtaagagggaatttaccccataagtgaaataattcaatatgtgatctatttgtaggggctacgtacgtacgaagtgacgagagtccgtgcatagctactattatgcttatgtacgggtagtctaggacccaaattgCGTTATATTTGCGATgtttgcatcctacttgttaatttaactattaaaaacatattggaacttgataaaggaatttcaaAAGGTTAAAATTCACCTACTTGTGTTTCGGacgggtcacttgaccgttaatgagaattgatatttctttgaaCGTCAAACCTAAATAAATC of Nicotiana tomentosiformis chromosome 7, ASM39032v3, whole genome shotgun sequence contains these proteins:
- the LOC104104767 gene encoding uncharacterized protein — its product is MVKILIWNIRSIKTQQAFQRVINMQKEHGFFIIALMEPFQKQGLIHKYKRRLGMDTAISNINGKIWLFFDAMVEWELLSDTDQQLTIKIYHQYVGQHIIMTFVYAKCSSLDRLELWDNLYYLVADMELPWVVGGDFNVVLHEEENIGGLPVYPPEIENFAFCVNSSSLFDTGYKRSPFTWWNGRSDAGCIFKSLDRILVNQPFQTLFPNIEVEHLIRTSSDHAPLLMSCTEEAMQSA